The Cetobacterium somerae genome contains the following window.
TACTATTTTATATTTTTCTTTATTTAATAAATCAAAACTCTCTCTTGTATTTTGATTATCAATACAATCATTTAAAATAATAAAGTTTTGATAAAGTAATTCATATTTTTCTTTAGTTATTGTAATTTTAGAAATTTCATTTTCCATTTTCATAATATTATTAGCTTTTTCTATAATTTCGTATTTATTTTTATTAGCAATATCAAACCCTTTTCTTGTTAATAAATTATGCTCTGTATTTTGTTCTTGTAAAAATTTCTTATAAAGTTCTTCATATTCATCTTTTGTAATTTTAATTTTTTCAATTTCTGTAATTTTAAGCTCTTGATCTTTTTCTAAATCTATATTATTTTCTTTTAAAATTTCTTCTTTTATTTCTTGTTCTTGGACAATTTCAGGAACAGTTTTTACAACTAATTTTTTCTCTTTTTGCTCCATTCCTGTTTTTATAGATTTTATTAAATAATTTAAACTTTTTATTTCTTGTTTAATCTCTCTATATGACCAATTTAAACCTTTTATAAGGTCTCTTTCTTGAAACATTTCAACTAATATTTCAATATTATCTATTGTTAATAAAGGTGCAATAAATCTATTTTTCTTTACTTTTTCTATAGATTTATTTAATTTATCTGAAATTTCAACTATATCAATAACATCACTATTATTTTTGTTCTCAATTTTTTCTATTCGATTTCCCCAAGTAAACTTTAAACTAGTAACCTTTCTTCCAGTTTTTATTTTTTCTAATTTTAAATTTGGAAAATATGGAGGTAATTCTTTCAAAATTTGATTTAATACTCTTTTATTAATAATATCAAAATCATATGTTTCTGGAATCCCTAAATCATTTCTAAATTCATCTATTGTAAATATATGTTCTTTTTTCTTTTCCCATTCTTTTAAAAGAGAATATAACAATTGAGAATAACCACTTTTTAAATTTGTATATTCTTCTAAATTTTGTATAGTAAATGGCTCTTTTATATCGTTTAACATATAACGGAATGAACTATTTACCTTAATTTGAAATTTCCCTTCATCTTCAAATGATTCATAATCAATAAATAAACTAAAAATTTTTACACCATTTTCTTTTTTTATTTTTATTGATGTTTTTTTTAGTGTATTGTATAAATCTTCTAAATAATCAAACATTTCTTTATTTGACATTTTTCTTTTTTTTAATTTACTTAAAGAACTCATTTCGTTTATATTGAATACTAATAAATTATCGTCTTGATTCATAACCTTACAACATAGAGCAAACACTAAATTTCTTTGATTCATAGATAATCCTTGAAATTGTACTCTATGAAAATCTTTATGATGTTTCAATTCTAAATTAGTTCCCATAAAATCACCTCAAAATCATTATAACACTAATCACTAACAAGTCAATACTATTTGTACGGGATAACACCGTTTTTTGTACGGGATAATACCGTTTTTTGTACGGGATAATACCGTTTTTTGTACGGGATAATACCGTTTTTTGTACGGGATAATACCGTTTTTTGTACGGGATAATACCGTTTTTTGTACGGGATAACCTTAAATAAGCATTGATTTTATTGGGCTAAATTAATGCCGAAAGTATTTAAAAGAATTAAAAGAAAAAAAGATTCTAAAGATACGCGTACGCGAAGAAAAAAGAATTTGAATTTTTTAAAATTTTATAAAACAACAAAAAACTTAAAATAATCAATTTAAAATTCTAAACCCACATTCTAAACCACATTTAAACGCTCTAAAATGCCTTAAAAAATAAGTTTAACACATTTT
Protein-coding sequences here:
- a CDS encoding replication initiation protein is translated as MGTNLELKHHKDFHRVQFQGLSMNQRNLVFALCCKVMNQDDNLLVFNINEMSSLSKLKKRKMSNKEMFDYLEDLYNTLKKTSIKIKKENGVKIFSLFIDYESFEDEGKFQIKVNSSFRYMLNDIKEPFTIQNLEEYTNLKSGYSQLLYSLLKEWEKKKEHIFTIDEFRNDLGIPETYDFDIINKRVLNQILKELPPYFPNLKLEKIKTGRKVTSLKFTWGNRIEKIENKNNSDVIDIVEISDKLNKSIEKVKKNRFIAPLLTIDNIEILVEMFQERDLIKGLNWSYREIKQEIKSLNYLIKSIKTGMEQKEKKLVVKTVPEIVQEQEIKEEILKENNIDLEKDQELKITEIEKIKITKDEYEELYKKFLQEQNTEHNLLTRKGFDIANKNKYEIIEKANNIMKMENEISKITITKEKYELLYQNFIILNDCIDNQNTRESFDLLNKEKYKIVEQTITIPITMEDLDKVSFNEIEGKNIVVCSDEEDFRNNHIIVKEGELTKKIISISDIPEEKLLGKNNKKLVGGALIARLEKIARDEETKIQYKDKIIGE